A single region of the Vicia villosa cultivar HV-30 ecotype Madison, WI linkage group LG4, Vvil1.0, whole genome shotgun sequence genome encodes:
- the LOC131599867 gene encoding transcription initiation factor IIF subunit alpha-like: MAENSARCNDCGTSVTRAIREPNVSATNTASGPITAEETRAFLMQKGPLPTHEVVYKFKARLRSAEDKQAFAGILKRIAKIQKSSSGTCYVILRKSSPATFGEEDADGEIIDGDGGVPHSTATKQKETKEGPVDNIV, translated from the exons ATGGCTGAAAATAGCGCCAGATGCAACGACTGCGGCACCTCCGTCACTCGTGCGATTCGA GAACCAAATGTATCTGCAACAAACACAGCTTCTGGACCTATAACAGCGGAAGAAACTAGAGCCTTTCTAATGCAAAAGGGTCCATTACCCACACATGAGGTTGTGTATAAATTTAAGGCCAGATTAAGAAGTGCAGAG GATAAGCAAGCATTTGCCGGTATCCTGAAGAGAATTGCAAAGATACAGAAAAGTTCAAGTGGAACCTGTTATGTTATCCTGAGAAAGAGTTCACCAGCCACGTTT GGTGAAGAGGATGCAGACGGTGAAAtt ATTGATGGCGACGGTGGTGTTCCTCATTCGACTGCTACAAAGCAAAAGGAAACTAAGGAAGGACCTGTTGACAACATTGTCTAA
- the LOC131595403 gene encoding transcription initiation factor IIF subunit alpha-like, whose translation MTMDLQLKSSCSGCGTTEGLYGSNCKHMTLCAACGKTMAENRSKCYDCGATVTRLIREYNVRASSANDKNYFIGRFMTGLPDFSKKKSAENKWSLKKEALKIRQMTDSLREKYKNRPWHLEDETGQSQFQGHLEGSQSATYYLLMKEKKEFVAIPAGSWYNFNKVAQYKQLTLEEAEEKMKNRKKTADGYQRWMMKAPTAFGEHAKLDEKENNAGGGRGRKKTGDDDDEGPSSDKGEEDEDEEVDRKSRLGLNKKPAYDEDDEEGPRGGDHDEDDYDVEKGDDWEHEEIFTDDDEAVGNDPEEREDLAPEVPAPPEIKQDEEDEDEDNEEGGGLSKSGKELKKLLGRSGGLSDSEADDDDDDDDDMDDEGSVPPATATKQKEPKEEPVDNSPSKPTATGSARGTPTSKSSKGKRKANEETKPSNNVPPKKVKTENEQKPSEKDLNGSTAKTSAPPRATPPPSSNTGSSNAATGPVTAEEITAVLMQRAPLTTQELVGKFKARLRCSEDKKAFAEILKRISKIQKSTNGASYVILRKN comes from the exons ATGACGATGGACCTGCAATTGAAATCATCCTGTAGCGGATGCGGAACAACCGAAGGTCTCTACGGAAGCAATTGCAAGCACATGACTCTGTGCGCCGCCTGTGGCAAAACCATGGCTGAAAATCGCTCCAAATGCTACGATTGCGGCGCGACCGTCACTCGTTTGATTCGA gaatataatGTTCGTGCGAGTTCTGCCAACGATAAAAACTATTTCATCGGAAGGTTTATGACTGGCTTGCCTGATTTTTCGAAGAAGAAAAGTGCTGAAAATAAGTGGTCTCTGAAGAAGGAGGCATTGAAGATTCGCCAAATGACTGATTCTTTGCGG GAGAAGTACAAGAACAGGCCTTGGCACTTGGAGGACGAAACAGGCCAGTCCCAGTTTCAGGGTCATCTCGAAGGTTCACAATCAGCTACATATTACCTGCTAATGAAGGAAAAGAAGGAGTTTGTTGCCATTCCTGCTGGATCCTG GTACAACTTTAACAAGGTTGCGCAATATAAGCAATTGACTTTGGAGGAAGCAGaagagaagatgaaaaataggaaaaaaactgCTGATGGATATCAAAGATGGATGATGAAAGCACCTACTGCTTTCGGTGAACATGCGAAATTAGATGAAAAGGAAAACAATGCTGGTGGTGGGAGAGGCCGGAAAAAaactggtgatgatgatgatgaaggtcCCTCTTCTGATAAAggagaggaagatgaagatgaggaGGTAGATAGGAAGAGTAGACTTGGGCTGAATAAAAAACCTGCCTATGACGAAGATGACGAGGAAGGTCCAAGGGGAGGGGACCATGATGAGGATGATTATGATGTTGAAAAGG GTGATGATTGGGAGCATGAAGAGATTTTCACGGACGATGATGAAGCTGTTGGTAATGATCCCGAGGAAAGGGAGGATTTGGCTCCCGAAGTTCCTGCTCCTCCTGAAATCAAGCAG GATGAAGAGGATGAGGATGAAGACAATGAAGAAGGAGGTGGTCTGAGTAAATCTGGGAAAGAGCTGAAGAAGTTACTTGGGCGAAGTGGTGGTCTGAGTGACTCTGAAGCAGACGATGACGATGATGACGACGACGAT ATGGATGACGAGGGCAGTGTTCCTCCTGCTACTGCTACAAAGCAAAAGGAACCTAAGGAAGAACCTGTTGACAACAGTCCTTCGAAACCTACAGCAACAGGATCTGCTCGCGGAACACCTACTTCAAAGTCTTCAAAGGGGAAAAGAAAAGCAAATGAAGAAACAAAGCCATCTAATAATGTACCACCTAAGAAAGTAAAGACAGAAAAT GAACAAAAACCATCTGAAAAAGATCTAAATGGATCTACAGCTAAAACTAGCGCACCTCCAAGAGCTACACCACCACCGTCATCAAACACTGGGTCTTCTAATGCAGCTACTGGACCTGTAACAGCGGAAGAAATTACAGCTGTTCTAATGCAAAGGGCTCCATTAACCACACAGGAGCTCGTGGGTAAATTTAAGGCCAGGTTAAGATGTTCAGAG GATAAGAAAGCGTTTGCCGAAATCCTGAAGAGAATCTCTAAGATACAGAAATCTACAAATGGAGCCAGTTATGTTATCCTAAGAAAGAATTAA